The following proteins come from a genomic window of Acidimicrobiales bacterium:
- a CDS encoding division plane positioning ATPase MipZ has translation MELVTYIRLLRRRWKVLVALTVIGALAGFGFSMLGEDEPRPEEIQTYYAANETLLVRSGDSVNLQQTAFFVTAGAVPDRALEILDTDDESVVDLVQTVYDNSTDTIVVSAAGSTPEEAFERTQAFADALLLQLQADRQTDYDAQVDAVESEIERRQASIVGFDEQLREKNDERVDLSVQLTVLEGQLEALGGAPLPAEGEAPPTVDTAAEELAQSIAQVEGQIAAIDSEIAVLNIQRESDFSALQSAFSTQETLVDQGAPLAPLEKLEVRDPYEISQGEFNERRRAGELGTASYGLGDAEIPRSSGGGGGVTQSLTDNPPLLIAGGGIVGLLLGVLLVILLSRLDYRIRTKEEAEEHFGLPVVAEIPAVAKEYRNSTEVLVQVEPMSRFAEAYRSLRSALVYARMMGETADHASSAAVDPVDEEEGERGLEVVMVASPGPGEGKTTTVANLAAALAEQGYQVLAVNCDYRRPRLVHFLQGSHSPREISETIIPGVSMINHVTAEGSDARPADALAAQRRVIERARGKFDVVLLDTAPLLATNDANELLPVVDLVLVVGQVGRTTKEMAEKARELLLRRGAPVIGLALVGVTDTVSAAGYYYYSSSAKGKGRKRGPTGETIARNVADGTGASADSDVSPTTAKANGDRAEEADADDGPGGGEGDAQTLEGAESSRWWRRGA, from the coding sequence GTGGAACTCGTCACCTACATCCGACTTCTCCGGCGCCGCTGGAAGGTTCTGGTCGCATTGACCGTCATCGGCGCGCTCGCGGGTTTCGGCTTCTCGATGCTCGGCGAGGACGAACCCCGCCCGGAGGAGATCCAGACCTACTACGCCGCCAACGAGACCCTGCTCGTTCGCTCCGGGGACTCGGTGAACCTGCAACAGACCGCCTTCTTCGTCACGGCGGGCGCGGTTCCCGACCGGGCACTCGAGATCCTCGACACCGACGACGAGTCCGTGGTGGACCTCGTCCAGACCGTCTACGACAACTCGACCGACACGATCGTCGTCTCGGCCGCCGGGAGCACCCCCGAAGAGGCGTTCGAGCGGACCCAGGCCTTCGCCGACGCGCTCCTGCTCCAACTCCAGGCCGACCGCCAGACCGACTACGACGCCCAGGTCGACGCCGTGGAGAGCGAGATCGAGCGCCGTCAGGCGAGCATCGTCGGCTTCGACGAGCAACTTCGCGAGAAGAACGACGAACGCGTCGACCTCTCCGTGCAGCTCACCGTCCTCGAGGGCCAACTCGAGGCCCTCGGGGGTGCTCCGCTCCCGGCCGAAGGCGAAGCCCCCCCGACTGTTGACACCGCGGCGGAGGAACTCGCCCAGTCCATCGCTCAGGTCGAGGGTCAGATCGCCGCCATCGACTCCGAGATCGCAGTCCTCAACATCCAACGCGAGTCGGACTTCAGCGCTCTGCAGAGTGCATTCTCCACCCAGGAGACCCTCGTCGACCAGGGCGCACCGTTGGCTCCGCTGGAGAAGCTCGAGGTGCGGGACCCCTACGAGATAAGCCAGGGCGAGTTCAACGAGCGCCGCCGCGCCGGTGAGCTCGGCACCGCGAGCTACGGACTCGGCGATGCGGAGATCCCCCGTAGCTCGGGCGGTGGCGGTGGTGTCACCCAGTCACTCACCGACAACCCGCCGCTCCTCATCGCCGGTGGCGGCATCGTCGGGCTGCTCCTCGGCGTCCTGCTCGTCATCCTGCTCAGCCGTCTGGACTATCGCATCCGAACCAAGGAGGAGGCCGAGGAACACTTCGGTCTCCCCGTCGTCGCCGAGATCCCGGCGGTGGCCAAGGAGTATCGGAACTCCACCGAGGTGCTCGTACAGGTCGAGCCGATGTCGCGTTTCGCCGAGGCCTACCGGTCGCTGCGGTCGGCACTCGTCTATGCCCGGATGATGGGCGAGACCGCCGACCACGCCAGCTCCGCAGCCGTGGATCCGGTCGACGAGGAGGAAGGTGAGCGGGGCCTCGAGGTCGTCATGGTCGCCTCCCCCGGACCGGGTGAAGGCAAGACGACCACGGTCGCGAATCTGGCCGCGGCACTCGCGGAACAGGGCTATCAGGTGCTCGCCGTGAACTGCGACTATCGCCGCCCCCGCCTCGTGCACTTCCTCCAGGGCTCCCACAGCCCCCGCGAGATCTCCGAGACCATCATCCCCGGCGTCTCGATGATCAACCATGTGACCGCCGAGGGCTCCGACGCGCGCCCGGCTGACGCCCTGGCGGCGCAGCGCCGGGTCATCGAACGTGCCCGCGGGAAGTTCGACGTCGTCCTGTTGGACACAGCACCACTTCTCGCCACCAACGACGCCAACGAACTCCTGCCGGTGGTGGACCTCGTGCTCGTCGTCGGCCAGGTCGGCAGGACCACCAAGGAGATGGCCGAGAAGGCCCGCGAGTTGCTCCTGCGCCGCGGCGCACCGGTCATCGGCCTGGCGCTCGTAGGTGTCACCGACACCGTGAGCGCAGCGGGCTACTACTACTACTCGAGTTCGGCCAAGGGTAAGGGCCGCAAGCGCGGCCCCACGGGTGAGACCATCGCGCGCAACGTCGCCGACGGGACGGGCGCTTCCGCCGATTCCGATGTCAGCCCCACCACGGCGAAAGCCAACGGAGATCGGGCGGAGGAGGCCGACGCGGACGACGGTCCGGGCGGCGGTGAGGGCGACGCCCAGACGCTGGAAGGGGCCGAATCGTCGCGATGGTGGCGACGAGGGGCCTAA
- a CDS encoding HPr-rel-A system PqqD family peptide chaperone, which produces MIDSDHRPRPTAEATLLEVDGATVVFDRGSGAAHALNETAALLWRVFDGEGTIAEIAADVADAFDVPAEAALDDVSNLVDQLGRIGALEGIGARHPADPVAPDDCDDDETPVERDPFSEPPYIAVPPNN; this is translated from the coding sequence GTGATCGACAGCGACCATCGGCCCCGTCCCACGGCCGAAGCGACCCTCCTCGAGGTCGATGGGGCAACCGTGGTCTTCGACAGGGGATCGGGAGCGGCCCATGCGCTCAATGAGACCGCCGCCTTGTTGTGGCGGGTGTTCGACGGCGAGGGGACCATTGCGGAGATCGCAGCGGACGTGGCCGATGCCTTCGACGTACCCGCCGAGGCCGCTCTCGACGACGTCTCGAACCTGGTCGACCAACTCGGTCGGATCGGCGCGCTCGAAGGGATAGGTGCCCGCCACCCGGCAGACCCCGTCGCCCCCGACGACTGCGATGACGACGAGACGCCCGTCGAGCGCGACCCGTTCAGTGAACCGCCCTACATCGCCGTACCGCCCAACAACTGA
- a CDS encoding right-handed parallel beta-helix repeat-containing protein, producing the protein MRRLAALLLGAAAVVVAVLFLAGSSASALTSYVVTTDADSGPGSLRAALDLADDDADDSVITFADGVDVIELGDGLEFEEAGYSLTILGGGVTITDVDDSSCCVALLWINDASAVTLRNITFDDGPNDGLYISDPTSDFTLLLDGFTASNNESNGLALNQDDDDYALDVTIKNSSFTGNGDDGASLVQYYDEPMSVYVVNSTFSGNGDDGLDAAHEGVADFFDDFTVTLRNSVFTGNGSEGAYLYRDEDYLIDAIVDGSHFDGNGLVDSDAAGLWAYAEYGGVDMAVTGSTFDDNPWGLYIEAGDDEETSEDTVVSISGSQANGNVEDGFTVEYYGEDDETVSVTVTNSEAKGNGDDGLDFYAEYYVDDMTLDVAGFDASGNGDSGIEMDNDTEDGESYVTITGSQLVGNEWGAWINQDYAMLEVTVTGSNFASNGDDGLEVENDEGEILLTVVASRFVNNGDDGLYVDNEDEPTTATLTASQFSGNGDDGADFFSDYDGGSFDVTARLSKFEDNGEDGLDVEAEDCDDVEMRVLFSQANGNTESGFQLDACEFEEATGFFLVATATGNGGPGVEISGGSGLVWLLFSDLLGNSGGKFTADPGVTVLPIGS; encoded by the coding sequence ATGCGCAGGTTGGCCGCATTGTTGTTGGGGGCTGCGGCGGTTGTCGTTGCGGTCCTGTTCCTGGCGGGCTCGTCGGCCTCGGCGTTGACGTCGTATGTGGTGACGACTGACGCGGATTCGGGTCCGGGCTCGCTGCGGGCCGCGCTCGACCTCGCCGACGACGACGCTGATGACTCGGTGATCACCTTCGCCGACGGTGTCGACGTGATCGAGTTGGGCGACGGTCTCGAGTTCGAGGAGGCCGGCTATTCCCTGACCATCCTCGGCGGCGGGGTGACGATCACCGACGTCGATGACAGCAGCTGCTGCGTCGCCCTCCTCTGGATCAATGACGCGTCGGCGGTGACGTTGCGCAACATCACCTTCGACGACGGCCCCAACGACGGCCTGTACATCTCGGATCCGACGAGCGATTTCACGCTCCTGCTCGACGGTTTCACGGCTTCCAACAACGAGAGCAACGGCCTCGCGCTCAACCAGGACGACGACGACTACGCCCTGGACGTCACGATCAAGAACAGCTCGTTCACCGGCAACGGCGACGACGGCGCCTCCCTCGTCCAGTACTACGACGAGCCGATGAGTGTGTACGTCGTCAACTCCACCTTCTCCGGCAACGGCGACGATGGTCTCGACGCCGCGCACGAGGGAGTCGCAGACTTCTTCGACGACTTCACAGTGACACTGCGGAACTCGGTGTTCACCGGGAACGGGTCCGAGGGGGCTTACCTCTACCGCGACGAGGACTACTTGATCGACGCGATCGTGGACGGTTCACACTTCGACGGCAACGGCCTCGTCGACTCCGACGCGGCGGGGCTCTGGGCGTACGCGGAGTACGGCGGCGTCGACATGGCGGTGACCGGCTCGACCTTCGACGACAACCCGTGGGGCCTCTACATCGAGGCGGGCGACGACGAGGAGACCTCGGAGGACACGGTTGTGTCGATCTCGGGATCCCAGGCGAACGGGAACGTCGAAGACGGATTCACCGTCGAGTACTACGGCGAGGACGACGAGACCGTGTCGGTCACGGTCACGAATTCGGAGGCGAAGGGCAACGGTGACGACGGCCTCGACTTCTACGCCGAGTACTACGTCGACGACATGACGCTCGACGTGGCCGGATTCGACGCCTCCGGCAACGGCGATTCCGGGATCGAGATGGACAACGACACCGAGGACGGCGAGAGCTACGTCACCATCACCGGCTCCCAGTTGGTCGGCAACGAGTGGGGCGCCTGGATCAACCAGGACTACGCGATGCTCGAGGTCACCGTGACCGGCTCGAACTTCGCGTCGAACGGCGATGACGGTCTCGAAGTGGAGAACGACGAGGGCGAAATCCTCCTGACGGTCGTGGCGTCGAGGTTCGTGAACAACGGTGACGACGGGTTGTATGTGGACAACGAGGACGAGCCGACGACGGCGACGCTGACGGCGTCGCAGTTCTCGGGCAACGGTGACGACGGTGCTGACTTCTTCAGCGACTACGACGGTGGGAGCTTCGATGTGACCGCACGGTTGTCGAAGTTCGAGGACAACGGCGAGGACGGTCTCGACGTCGAGGCTGAAGACTGCGACGACGTGGAGATGCGGGTGCTGTTCTCTCAGGCGAACGGCAACACGGAGTCGGGTTTCCAGCTCGATGCGTGTGAGTTCGAGGAAGCCACCGGTTTCTTCCTTGTGGCTACCGCGACGGGCAACGGTGGGCCGGGTGTGGAGATCTCTGGCGGGTCCGGTCTGGTCTGGCTCCTGTTCTCGGATCTTCTGGGCAATTCGGGTGGCAAGTTCACCGCTGATCCTGGTGTGACGGTGCTGCCGATCGGTTCCTGA
- a CDS encoding right-handed parallel beta-helix repeat-containing protein has product MRRLMVLVMAAGAAIVAVLVLAGSSASALTSYVVTTDADSGPGSLRAALDLADDDGDDSLIAFADGVETIELGDSLEFEEAGYSLTILGGGVTITDVDDTSDSGTAMLSIYDAAAVTLRNVTLTDGPNDGVYIEDPGSDFTLLLDGFTASDNESNGVALNQDDDDYDVDVTVKDSTFSGNGDDGLYLYHNYDAAMTVYVVGSTFSGNGDDGLDANHSDTGDLAVTLRNSSFTGNGDDGAEIERDNDYKVVLTVDGSHFDGNGLDGFDEDGDGLEVDAEYGGVDATITGSTFDDNFAWGLRIDAGEDGEDSEDTDVSISGSQANDNGEDGILVQFEGDDYESVAVTVTDSEANGNADDGLDFYAEYYVSTMDLTLTGFAASNNGDDGVDMDNDTEDGESTVSIRGSEIIGNADDGVTLNQDYADLTVDVSASLFLNNGGEGLQVENDEGDIYLTVTGSQVRGNDGDGLAAQNDYDDIYLTVTASQFKNNVGDGLYTDNDYGDTMATLTASEFSANGDDGADLYSDYDGLVDVSVRLSKFEDNSGDGLDIESFDCDDVEARVLFSQANGNAGNGFELQACDEVSGFFLVATANGNGGAGVGVEVDPGGGGLVWLLFSDLLGNSGGKFTADPGVTVLAIGS; this is encoded by the coding sequence GTGCGCAGGTTGATGGTTCTGGTGATGGCTGCTGGTGCAGCGATCGTGGCGGTACTGGTCCTGGCGGGTTCGTCGGCGTCGGCGTTGACGTCGTATGTGGTGACGACCGATGCCGATTCGGGTCCGGGTTCGTTGCGCGCTGCGCTCGACCTGGCCGACGACGATGGTGACGATTCGCTCATCGCGTTCGCTGACGGTGTGGAGACGATCGAGTTGGGCGACAGCCTCGAGTTCGAGGAGGCGGGTTACTCGCTGACCATCCTCGGTGGTGGCGTGACGATCACCGACGTCGACGACACCAGCGACAGCGGCACTGCGATGCTGTCGATCTACGACGCGGCGGCCGTGACGCTGCGGAACGTCACGCTCACCGACGGGCCCAACGACGGCGTGTACATCGAGGATCCGGGGAGCGACTTCACGCTCCTGCTCGACGGTTTCACGGCCTCGGACAATGAGAGCAACGGGGTCGCACTGAACCAGGACGACGATGACTACGACGTGGACGTCACGGTCAAAGACAGCACGTTCTCGGGCAACGGCGACGACGGGCTGTACCTTTATCACAACTACGACGCAGCGATGACCGTGTACGTGGTGGGATCCACGTTCTCGGGCAACGGCGACGACGGACTCGATGCCAATCATTCCGACACCGGCGATCTCGCCGTGACCCTGCGGAACTCGTCCTTCACGGGCAACGGCGACGACGGCGCCGAGATCGAACGGGACAACGACTACAAGGTCGTCCTGACCGTCGACGGTTCGCACTTCGACGGCAACGGCCTGGACGGGTTCGACGAGGATGGCGATGGCCTCGAAGTCGACGCGGAGTATGGAGGCGTGGACGCGACGATCACGGGTTCGACTTTCGATGACAACTTCGCGTGGGGTTTGCGCATCGACGCAGGCGAGGACGGCGAGGACAGCGAGGACACGGATGTGTCGATCTCGGGTTCTCAGGCGAACGACAACGGCGAAGACGGGATCCTCGTCCAGTTCGAGGGCGACGACTACGAGTCGGTTGCGGTGACGGTCACGGATTCGGAGGCGAACGGCAACGCCGATGACGGCTTGGACTTCTACGCCGAGTACTACGTCTCGACGATGGACCTCACGTTGACCGGGTTCGCGGCTTCCAACAACGGCGACGACGGCGTCGACATGGACAACGACACCGAAGACGGTGAGAGCACGGTGTCGATCCGCGGGTCAGAGATCATCGGTAACGCCGACGACGGCGTGACGCTGAACCAGGACTACGCCGATCTCACTGTGGATGTGTCGGCGTCGCTGTTCCTCAACAACGGTGGCGAAGGTCTCCAGGTCGAGAATGATGAGGGTGACATCTACCTGACCGTCACGGGGTCGCAGGTCAGGGGCAACGACGGAGACGGGCTCGCCGCACAGAACGACTACGACGACATCTATTTGACGGTTACGGCGTCGCAGTTCAAGAACAACGTCGGTGACGGCTTGTACACCGACAACGACTACGGCGACACGATGGCGACGTTGACGGCGTCGGAGTTCTCGGCCAACGGTGACGACGGGGCGGATCTCTACAGCGACTACGACGGCCTGGTCGACGTGTCGGTGCGGTTGTCGAAGTTCGAGGACAACAGCGGCGATGGTCTCGACATCGAGTCCTTTGACTGTGATGACGTCGAGGCGAGGGTGTTGTTCTCGCAGGCCAATGGCAACGCGGGGAACGGTTTCGAACTCCAGGCGTGTGATGAGGTCAGTGGGTTCTTCCTGGTGGCCACCGCGAATGGCAACGGCGGGGCTGGTGTCGGTGTCGAGGTGGATCCGGGTGGCGGCGGCCTCGTCTGGCTGTTGTTCTCGGACCTTCTGGGCAACTCGGGTGGCAAGTTCACCGCTGATCCGGGTGTGACGGTGCTGGCGATCGGGTCCTGA
- a CDS encoding right-handed parallel beta-helix repeat-containing protein, which translates to MMRRLMVLVMAAGAAVVAVVMLAGSSASALTSYVVTTDADSGPGSLRAALDLADSDGDDSIITFGPAVDAVTALSQLTYAPDESPSYDLTILGGGVTIDRPLELDTVGDVTIRNMTVDLTTPGTGIDIEIYDGPAAVVLDRVTVTGATGEGVFIGQDDGAQPLTVSILYSAFTGNGSDGVEVYADQNGSVDVTVRSSTFVGNGTFGLEVAQENDPGGAISEVTILDSSFTGNGEDGAHLYNYWSTLDVDITGSHFDSNGTGGEGDGLLARNESGGVTLAVSGSTFDGNSDDGLRLGVGDVDESRDTSITVRSSQMVGNDDEGAEIDFEGWDGEEFTLSFTDVRVADNGETGLEVDVDDEIGAATVTLTRVEVIGNNASGSEDGGVDIDFDETDGATTSVSVRQSTFLGNGEDGLSINQDYDDITVDVSTSVFRNNGDDGLEVENDEDDIYLTVTASQFANNGDDGLYIDNDYRDTMATLTASQFSGNGDDGADLYSEYDGSFDVSVRLSKFEDNGEDGLDVESYGDDGCGDVDMRVVFSQATGNVESGFQLDACDEASGFFLVVTATGNGGPGVEIEGSSGLVWLLFSDLLGNSGGKFTADPGVTVLAIGS; encoded by the coding sequence ATGATGCGCAGGTTGATGGTTCTGGTGATGGCTGCTGGTGCAGCGGTCGTGGCGGTGGTGATGTTGGCTGGTTCGTCGGCGTCGGCGTTGACGTCGTATGTGGTGACGACCGATGCCGATTCGGGTCCGGGTTCGTTGCGCGCTGCACTCGACCTCGCGGACAGTGACGGCGACGACTCGATCATCACGTTCGGGCCGGCTGTCGATGCCGTGACGGCGCTGAGCCAGCTCACGTATGCGCCGGATGAGTCACCGAGCTACGACCTTACGATCCTCGGCGGCGGGGTCACGATCGACCGGCCCCTGGAGCTGGACACCGTCGGCGACGTCACGATCCGCAACATGACCGTCGACCTCACCACGCCGGGCACGGGCATCGATATCGAGATCTACGACGGCCCAGCCGCTGTTGTCCTCGACCGTGTCACGGTCACCGGTGCGACGGGTGAGGGTGTGTTCATCGGCCAGGATGACGGTGCCCAGCCGCTGACCGTGTCGATCCTGTACAGCGCGTTCACGGGCAACGGGAGTGATGGTGTCGAGGTCTACGCCGACCAGAACGGGTCCGTGGACGTGACGGTGAGGAGTTCGACGTTCGTGGGTAATGGCACGTTCGGCCTCGAGGTGGCTCAGGAGAACGATCCCGGGGGAGCGATCTCCGAGGTGACCATCCTCGACAGCAGCTTCACCGGCAACGGCGAGGACGGTGCCCACCTCTACAACTACTGGTCCACGCTGGACGTCGACATCACCGGCTCGCACTTCGACAGCAACGGCACCGGTGGTGAAGGCGATGGGCTGCTGGCCCGCAATGAGAGCGGCGGGGTCACACTCGCCGTCTCCGGTTCGACGTTCGACGGCAACTCAGACGACGGGTTGCGCCTCGGCGTCGGCGATGTCGACGAAAGCCGTGACACGTCCATCACCGTGCGCAGCTCGCAGATGGTGGGCAACGACGACGAGGGTGCCGAGATCGACTTCGAAGGTTGGGACGGCGAGGAGTTCACGCTGAGCTTCACCGATGTCCGCGTGGCTGACAACGGCGAGACGGGACTCGAGGTGGACGTGGATGACGAGATCGGTGCTGCGACGGTGACACTGACCAGGGTCGAGGTCATAGGGAACAACGCATCCGGAAGCGAGGACGGCGGCGTCGACATCGACTTCGACGAGACGGACGGGGCGACCACGTCGGTGTCGGTCCGTCAGTCGACCTTCTTGGGTAATGGCGAGGACGGTCTGTCCATCAATCAGGACTACGACGACATCACCGTGGACGTGTCCACGTCGGTATTCCGCAACAACGGTGACGACGGTCTCGAGGTGGAGAACGACGAGGACGACATCTACCTGACCGTGACGGCATCGCAGTTCGCGAACAACGGTGACGATGGCTTGTACATCGACAACGACTACCGCGACACGATGGCGACGCTGACGGCGTCGCAGTTCTCCGGCAACGGTGACGACGGAGCGGATCTCTACAGCGAATACGACGGCTCCTTCGACGTGTCGGTGCGTCTGTCGAAGTTCGAGGACAACGGCGAGGACGGTCTCGACGTCGAGTCCTATGGCGATGACGGCTGTGGCGATGTGGACATGCGGGTTGTGTTCTCGCAGGCGACTGGCAACGTCGAGTCGGGGTTCCAGCTCGATGCGTGTGACGAGGCGTCGGGGTTCTTCCTGGTCGTCACGGCGACCGGTAATGGCGGACCGGGTGTGGAGATCGAAGGTTCGTCGGGTCTGGTGTGGTTGTTGTTCTCTGATCTTCTCGGTAATTCGGGCGGAAAGTTCACCGCTGATCCGGGTGTGACGGTGCTGGCGATCGGTTCCTGA
- a CDS encoding peptidoglycan DD-metalloendopeptidase family protein: protein MNRPRTALVVCIVSLALVAPAAAQVDVDAELDDALSSDGEIQGRLSEQDALAGRQAELETTIDVLSLDAEEITAEIARLELEIRATESQLEAARADRLAALDAEVAAIEGAREAEADVATLTELVKDRAVAAFIQPHDEQELLGLTDAAAARAPIRRVLLAAVAERDDAVLHELTAARAAVDDLRADADAASHDAAALAQTTSELLVDLEASTAEQEALKAELEARIAAYTDEVVALEAARAEVAALIAAREAQLRDQVERRARQAERCAAGFATDVDGTPLACGLATGTRPDSIGWPAIGPVTSEFGPRWGRMHEGIDIAADSGAPVVAAASGEAYFVGWISGYGNTVLVDHGGGVHTLYAHNSAFAVDPGTVVTAGQLISYIGSTGNSTGPHLHFEVQVDGVAQDPRLWLG, encoded by the coding sequence ATGAACCGACCCCGGACAGCCCTTGTCGTCTGCATCGTCTCGCTGGCACTTGTCGCGCCCGCGGCCGCTCAGGTGGACGTCGACGCCGAGCTGGACGATGCCCTCTCCTCGGATGGCGAGATCCAGGGACGCCTCTCCGAACAGGACGCGCTCGCCGGGCGTCAGGCGGAGCTCGAGACGACCATCGACGTCCTCTCCCTCGACGCCGAGGAGATCACCGCGGAGATCGCCCGCCTCGAGCTCGAGATCCGCGCCACGGAGTCCCAGCTCGAAGCCGCCCGGGCGGACCGGCTCGCGGCGCTCGACGCCGAGGTGGCGGCGATCGAAGGGGCGCGGGAGGCTGAAGCCGACGTTGCGACGCTGACCGAGCTGGTGAAGGACCGCGCCGTCGCCGCGTTCATCCAACCGCACGATGAACAGGAGCTGTTGGGGCTCACCGACGCCGCCGCTGCGAGGGCGCCCATCCGGCGGGTCCTGCTGGCGGCCGTGGCCGAACGTGACGACGCCGTCCTCCATGAGCTCACGGCGGCACGGGCGGCCGTCGACGACCTCCGCGCCGATGCCGACGCGGCGTCACATGACGCGGCCGCACTCGCTCAGACCACCTCGGAACTGCTGGTCGACCTCGAGGCCTCGACCGCCGAACAGGAGGCGCTCAAGGCCGAACTCGAGGCGCGCATCGCGGCCTATACCGACGAGGTCGTCGCACTGGAGGCCGCCCGCGCCGAGGTCGCCGCGCTGATAGCAGCGCGCGAGGCGCAGCTACGTGACCAGGTCGAACGACGAGCGCGCCAGGCCGAGCGCTGCGCGGCGGGATTCGCAACCGATGTGGACGGGACCCCGCTCGCCTGTGGCCTCGCCACAGGGACCCGGCCGGACTCGATCGGGTGGCCCGCGATCGGGCCGGTCACCTCGGAGTTCGGCCCCCGTTGGGGGCGGATGCACGAGGGGATCGACATCGCCGCCGACAGCGGCGCCCCCGTCGTGGCGGCCGCTTCGGGAGAGGCCTACTTCGTCGGCTGGATCTCCGGATACGGCAACACGGTCCTCGTCGATCACGGTGGGGGAGTGCACACGCTGTACGCGCACAACTCGGCCTTCGCAGTGGATCCCGGCACCGTGGTGACGGCGGGTCAGCTCATCTCCTACATCGGCTCCACCGGAAACTCGACGGGGCCCCATCTGCACTTCGAGGTGCAGGTGGACGGCGTTGCCCAGGACCCCCGCCTCTGGCTCGGCTGA